A single genomic interval of Deltaproteobacteria bacterium harbors:
- the rnz gene encoding ribonuclease Z has product MSVFRLTFLGTSAAQPTARRNLSATALRVHGDHILLDCGEGTQRQMLRYGTGFATGLVLFTHFHADHYLGIIGHLRTLAMNGREAPLTLHGPGPTLQSLLARLIHLGFRNMPFPLELETLEDGQVLDRGAYTIQAVRMLHRTPTLGYVFREPPRPGRFDPTAARELGVPEGPLFGRLQKGETITLPDGRQIEPGQVLGPSRPGRKVAFSGDTGPCDAFAEAAAGADLIVHESTFGDSELMRAKETTHSTARQAGEIAARAGARQLVLTHFSSRYDHTPELLRDQAAEVFGGEIVCAHDGLTIEVPYRA; this is encoded by the coding sequence ATGTCCGTCTTTCGACTCACCTTTCTCGGCACCTCGGCAGCCCAACCAACGGCCCGCCGAAATCTTTCCGCCACGGCCCTCCGGGTCCACGGAGACCACATCCTCCTGGACTGCGGGGAGGGCACCCAGCGCCAGATGCTGCGCTACGGGACCGGCTTCGCCACCGGCCTGGTGCTCTTCACCCACTTCCACGCCGACCACTACCTGGGGATCATCGGGCACCTGCGGACCCTGGCCATGAACGGCCGGGAGGCGCCCCTGACCCTCCACGGGCCCGGCCCCACCCTCCAGTCCCTCCTGGCCCGGCTCATCCACCTGGGCTTCCGGAACATGCCCTTCCCCCTGGAGCTCGAGACCCTGGAGGACGGCCAGGTGCTCGACCGCGGGGCCTACACCATCCAGGCCGTCCGGATGCTGCACCGCACCCCCACCCTGGGCTACGTCTTCCGCGAGCCCCCGCGCCCCGGCCGCTTCGATCCGACGGCCGCCCGGGAGCTCGGGGTCCCCGAGGGCCCCCTCTTCGGGCGCCTGCAGAAGGGCGAGACCATCACCCTCCCCGACGGCAGGCAGATCGAGCCCGGGCAGGTCCTGGGTCCCTCCCGTCCCGGCCGCAAGGTGGCCTTCTCCGGGGACACCGGCCCCTGCGACGCCTTCGCCGAGGCCGCCGCCGGCGCCGACCTCATCGTCCACGAGTCGACCTTCGGGGACAGCGAGCTGATGCGCGCGAAGGAGACCACCCACAGCACGGCCCGCCAGGCCGGTGAGATCGCCGCGCGGGCCGGGGCCCGGCAGCTGGTGCTGACCCACTTCTCCAGCCGCTACGACCACACCCCGGAGCTCCTCCGGGATCAGGCCGCCGAGGTCTTCGGCGGGGAGATCGTCTGCGCTCACGACGGGCTGACGATCGAGGTGCCCTATCGGGCTTGA
- the lysS gene encoding lysine--tRNA ligase, which translates to MSEKSSERAEELVEVRRQKAEALRELGVHPFGTARPVGHTLADLGAAVAEIEDLPEEAGLAADAPRYELAGRILAIRDFGKGAFVRFRDRSFGEGQAFLKKDLLSADGRSDWDVYKKADLGDTLRISGPQFKTRRGDRAVLAEEFTLLTKALRAPPEKWHGLTDKEQRYRQRYLDLISNAEVREAFRLRSQAVSWIRRFFDERDFLEVETPMMHSLVSGATAKPFKTHHNALDLDLNLRIAPELHLKRLVVGGFERVYEIGRNFRNEGLSPRHNPEFTMLEFYWAHATWEELCQLTEELCCGLVKHLGVGKADAPYVIEYQGQEIDFSPGWPRRTMRELVLEKNEMLTAEDLLDAEKLRERARAVVEDDALHKSLNRLTAGELLAVLFEETVEAGLIAPTFVTGFPVEVSPLARKNDADPALTDRFELIVGGREIANGFNELNDPDDQRERFAAQMAAKAEGADETMDYDEDYITALEHGLPPTAGEGIGIDRLIMFLTDAASIRDVILFPLLRPSEGAGE; encoded by the coding sequence ATGAGCGAGAAGAGCAGCGAGAGGGCCGAGGAGCTGGTCGAGGTCCGCCGGCAGAAGGCCGAGGCGCTGCGAGAGCTGGGCGTGCACCCCTTCGGGACCGCCCGGCCGGTCGGGCACACCCTGGCCGACCTCGGGGCCGCGGTGGCGGAGATCGAGGATCTGCCGGAGGAGGCGGGCCTCGCCGCCGACGCGCCGCGCTACGAGCTGGCCGGCCGCATCCTCGCGATCCGCGACTTCGGCAAGGGTGCCTTCGTGCGCTTCCGCGACCGCTCCTTCGGTGAGGGCCAGGCCTTCCTGAAGAAGGACCTCCTCTCCGCCGACGGGCGCTCCGACTGGGACGTCTACAAGAAGGCCGATCTGGGTGACACCCTGCGCATCTCGGGTCCGCAGTTCAAGACGCGCCGGGGCGACCGGGCGGTGCTGGCCGAGGAGTTCACCCTGCTCACCAAGGCCCTGCGGGCGCCGCCGGAGAAGTGGCACGGCCTCACCGACAAGGAGCAGCGCTACCGCCAGCGCTACCTCGACCTCATCTCCAACGCCGAGGTGCGCGAGGCCTTCCGCCTGCGCTCGCAGGCCGTCTCCTGGATCCGCCGCTTCTTCGACGAGCGCGACTTCCTCGAGGTCGAGACGCCGATGATGCACTCGCTGGTCAGCGGCGCGACGGCCAAGCCCTTCAAGACCCACCACAACGCGCTGGACCTCGATCTGAACCTGCGCATCGCGCCGGAGCTGCACCTGAAGCGGCTGGTCGTCGGCGGCTTCGAGCGGGTCTACGAGATCGGCCGGAACTTCCGCAACGAGGGGCTCTCGCCGAGGCACAACCCCGAGTTCACGATGCTCGAGTTCTACTGGGCCCACGCGACCTGGGAGGAGCTCTGCCAGCTCACCGAGGAGCTCTGCTGCGGGCTGGTGAAGCACCTCGGCGTGGGCAAGGCGGACGCCCCCTACGTGATCGAGTACCAGGGCCAGGAGATCGACTTCTCCCCCGGCTGGCCCCGCCGCACCATGCGGGAGCTGGTGCTCGAGAAGAACGAGATGCTCACGGCCGAGGACCTCCTCGACGCCGAGAAGCTGCGCGAGCGGGCGCGAGCCGTCGTCGAGGACGATGCGCTCCACAAGTCCCTGAACCGGCTCACGGCGGGCGAGCTGCTGGCGGTCCTCTTCGAGGAGACCGTCGAGGCCGGGCTGATCGCGCCGACCTTCGTCACCGGCTTCCCGGTCGAGGTCTCGCCCCTGGCCCGGAAGAACGACGCCGATCCGGCCCTGACCGACCGCTTCGAGCTGATCGTCGGCGGCCGGGAGATCGCCAACGGCTTCAACGAGCTGAACGATCCGGACGACCAGCGGGAGCGCTTCGCCGCCCAGATGGCCGCCAAGGCCGAGGGCGCCGACGAGACCATGGACTACGACGAGGACTACATCACGGCCCTCGAGCACGGCCTGCCGCCGACGGCGGGGGAGGGGATCGGCATCGATCGGCTGATCATGTTCCTCACCGACGCCGCCTCCATCCGCGACGTGATCCTCTTCCCGCTGCTCCGGCCCAGCGAGGGCGCCGGCGAGTGA
- the ybeY gene encoding rRNA maturation RNase YbeY: MPCLVSSELKDPALDLPAVKRDGQQLLKAWHLGRAELSILFVDDPAIRVLNRDYRQKDRPTDVLSFPQDGLGELPAGEPRILGDVVISLPTARRQARERHRGLGEELRRLLVHGFLHLLGHDHEEDDEARVMAAEERKLRALLERVHPRPRRG, translated from the coding sequence GTGCCCTGCCTGGTCAGCTCCGAGCTCAAGGATCCGGCCCTCGACCTCCCCGCGGTGAAGCGGGACGGGCAGCAGCTGCTGAAGGCCTGGCACCTCGGCCGCGCCGAGCTCTCGATCCTCTTCGTGGACGATCCCGCCATCCGGGTGCTCAACCGGGACTACCGGCAGAAGGACCGGCCCACCGACGTGCTCTCCTTCCCCCAGGACGGCCTCGGCGAGCTGCCCGCCGGTGAGCCCCGCATCCTGGGCGACGTGGTCATCTCCCTGCCCACGGCCCGGCGCCAGGCCCGGGAGCGGCACCGGGGGCTCGGAGAGGAGCTGCGCCGCCTCCTGGTCCATGGCTTCCTCCACCTGCTCGGGCACGACCACGAGGAGGACGACGAGGCCCGGGTGATGGCCGCCGAGGAGCGCAAGCTGCGGGCCCTCCTCGAGCGGGTGCATCCCCGGCCCCGGCGCGGGTGA
- a CDS encoding ribbon-helix-helix protein, CopG family has product MSDFTLDVDREAVHMDGSWYTADELAKKVTEMLGAKDFKIGTAASALEALQAALADVRDIGFRLPGTMLEALESTAGREGRTTSAILRDALQAYLDGGGAPAAVPAPAALEPAPAEVAPAPAAGVTVESLSVSEADAAGAVTLTAKKPDSGNAGALDESGWFEKK; this is encoded by the coding sequence ATGAGCGACTTCACCCTGGACGTCGATCGCGAGGCCGTCCACATGGACGGTTCCTGGTACACCGCCGACGAGCTGGCCAAGAAGGTCACCGAGATGCTCGGGGCCAAGGACTTCAAGATCGGCACCGCCGCCTCGGCCCTCGAGGCGCTGCAGGCCGCGCTCGCCGATGTGCGGGACATCGGCTTCCGGCTCCCCGGCACGATGCTCGAGGCCCTCGAGAGCACCGCGGGCAGGGAGGGGAGGACCACCTCCGCGATCCTGCGCGACGCGCTGCAGGCCTACCTCGACGGTGGGGGCGCCCCGGCCGCCGTGCCCGCGCCCGCCGCCCTCGAGCCGGCGCCTGCCGAGGTCGCGCCCGCGCCGGCGGCGGGGGTCACCGTCGAGTCCCTCTCGGTGAGCGAGGCCGACGCGGCCGGGGCGGTGACGCTCACGGCGAAGAAGCCCGACTCCGGGAACGCCGGCGCCCTCGACGAGAGCGGCTGGTTCGAGAAGAAGTAG
- the prfB gene encoding peptide chain release factor 2 (programmed frameshift), translating into MLIASEIKDGLEDLSRRLDELGGTFDLPTRKARLEEIEKLAAAPDFWNDQNAAQTLLKEKSRVESTVAGYEKARGVVEDAEVLFELAREEGDESQYAEVAEQVRIGEQQVVALEFQRMLSGEDDGRNAIVTINSGAGGVDAQDWAEMLLRMYGRFAERNDWKVELADRQDGEEAGIKSAALIVQGDYAYGYLKAEAGVHRLVRMSPFDAAGRRHTAFASVYVSPEIDDDIAIEVREEDVRVDVFRASGAGGQKVNKTSSAVRMTHMPTGIVVSCQNERSQHKNRDMALKILKSRLYELEIQKREAERAKVEASKAEISFGSQIRSYVLAPYQMVKDHRTSFENGSPQRVLDGDLDGFIQAFLMGQGAPSD; encoded by the exons ATGCTGATCGCATCCGAGATCAAGGACGGCCTCGAGGATCTCTCCCGCCGGCTCGACGAGCTC GGAGGTACCTTTGACCTCCCCACGCGCAAGGCTCGCCTGGAGGAGATAGAGAAGCTCGCCGCGGCCCCCGACTTCTGGAACGACCAGAACGCGGCGCAGACCCTGCTCAAGGAGAAGTCGCGGGTGGAGTCCACCGTCGCGGGCTACGAGAAGGCCCGCGGGGTCGTCGAGGACGCCGAGGTGCTCTTCGAGCTCGCCCGCGAGGAGGGCGACGAGAGCCAGTACGCCGAGGTCGCCGAGCAGGTGCGGATCGGCGAGCAGCAGGTCGTGGCCCTGGAGTTCCAGCGGATGCTCTCCGGTGAGGACGACGGCCGCAACGCCATCGTCACGATCAACTCCGGCGCGGGTGGGGTCGACGCCCAGGACTGGGCCGAGATGCTCCTGCGGATGTACGGGCGCTTCGCCGAGCGCAACGACTGGAAGGTGGAGCTGGCGGACCGCCAGGACGGCGAGGAGGCCGGCATCAAGTCCGCCGCCCTCATCGTCCAGGGCGACTACGCCTACGGCTACCTCAAGGCCGAGGCCGGGGTGCACCGCCTGGTGCGGATGTCTCCCTTCGACGCCGCCGGCCGGCGCCACACCGCCTTCGCCTCGGTCTACGTCAGCCCCGAGATCGACGACGACATCGCCATCGAGGTTCGGGAGGAGGACGTCCGGGTGGACGTCTTCCGGGCCTCGGGCGCCGGCGGCCAGAAGGTGAACAAGACCTCCTCGGCCGTGCGGATGACCCACATGCCGACCGGCATCGTGGTGAGCTGCCAGAACGAGCGCAGCCAGCACAAGAACCGGGACATGGCCCTGAAGATCCTCAAGAGCCGCCTCTACGAGCTGGAGATCCAGAAGCGGGAGGCGGAGCGGGCGAAGGTCGAGGCCTCCAAGGCCGAGATCTCCTTCGGCTCCCAGATCCGCTCCTACGTCCTGGCCCCCTACCAGATGGTGAAGGACCACCGGACCAGCTTCGAGAACGGCAGCCCCCAGCGGGTGCTCGACGGCGACCTCGATGGCTTCATCCAGGCCTTCCTGATGGGGCAGGGCGCCCCGTCCGACTAG
- a CDS encoding ABC transporter permease yields the protein MSLPAPQSGAPAAEAGPAGGSRPSLPVVPPGKARGGRPHRFDVLVLLLGVVSAGLALGLAALLRFVLYHRFETSADLALISAIGLGGLLAALGGFGLGRFGRKLCVAEHQVIFLVTFVGLALLVTALHLARGLSPAPFSGEEPLTLGGSIGAAAGAAFGVYFAAFLGSSVAYLLGGAGALDLSFGYEWFIARRHLMSKKRTAFLSFITYLSILAVALGVWCLTVVLSVMSGFEDDLKQKILGTNTHAVVLRYASAFEDYEAIAEQVRGVRQVEGVSPFILGQVMVSSRKQVDGVLLKGVDGEHLGDVSDLPRNVEPNGGTFDLLARPGELDAYLKAHPEAGNPLPTLDLDEEPDEVGGLPEEGTKEAGERPVLPGIAIGRELSKSLRVFLGDTINVISPLSEEMGPMGPVPRTKAFRVATIFYTGMYEYDSKFAYIDLTEAQRFFDMEDAVTGLELKVDDIDDTRAITHRIVTELEGYPYYTKDWGEMNRNLFSALKLEKLVMAVILAFIVLVASFVILATLIMMVMEKGKEIAILKSMGVPSASVMKVFVLEGLVVGVIGTILGLALGLGTCAIIASGIIGLDPDVYYIDTLPVRIVPNQIVLVCIIAVVLSYLATIYPSVTASRVHPVEGLRDE from the coding sequence GTGAGCCTCCCCGCCCCCCAGAGCGGCGCGCCCGCGGCCGAGGCCGGCCCGGCCGGCGGGAGCCGGCCCTCGCTGCCGGTGGTGCCGCCGGGCAAGGCGCGGGGCGGCCGCCCCCATCGCTTCGACGTCCTCGTGCTGCTCCTGGGGGTGGTGTCCGCGGGCCTCGCCCTCGGGCTGGCCGCGCTCCTGCGCTTCGTCCTCTACCACCGCTTCGAGACCAGCGCCGACCTGGCCCTCATCTCGGCCATCGGGCTGGGCGGCCTCCTCGCGGCCCTCGGGGGCTTCGGCCTCGGCCGCTTCGGCCGGAAGCTCTGCGTCGCCGAGCACCAGGTGATCTTCCTGGTCACCTTCGTCGGGCTCGCCCTGCTGGTCACCGCGCTCCACCTCGCCCGGGGCCTCTCCCCGGCGCCCTTCAGCGGCGAGGAGCCCCTGACCCTCGGGGGCTCCATCGGCGCCGCCGCCGGGGCGGCCTTCGGGGTCTACTTCGCCGCCTTCCTCGGCAGCAGCGTCGCCTACCTCCTCGGGGGCGCCGGCGCCCTGGACCTCTCCTTCGGCTACGAGTGGTTCATCGCCCGCCGCCACCTGATGTCGAAGAAGCGGACGGCCTTCCTCTCCTTCATCACCTACCTCTCCATCCTGGCGGTGGCCCTCGGCGTCTGGTGCCTCACCGTCGTCCTCTCGGTGATGAGCGGCTTCGAGGACGATCTGAAGCAGAAGATCCTGGGCACCAACACCCACGCGGTGGTGCTGCGCTACGCCTCGGCCTTCGAGGACTACGAGGCCATCGCCGAGCAGGTGCGCGGCGTGCGGCAGGTGGAGGGGGTCAGCCCCTTCATCCTGGGCCAGGTGATGGTCTCCTCCCGCAAGCAGGTCGACGGCGTGCTCCTCAAGGGCGTCGACGGCGAGCACCTCGGCGACGTGAGCGACCTGCCGAGGAACGTCGAGCCGAACGGGGGCACCTTCGATCTGCTCGCCCGGCCGGGGGAGCTGGACGCCTACCTGAAGGCCCACCCCGAGGCCGGCAACCCGCTGCCCACCCTCGACCTGGACGAGGAGCCCGACGAGGTCGGCGGCCTCCCGGAGGAGGGGACGAAGGAGGCGGGGGAGAGGCCGGTGCTGCCCGGCATCGCCATCGGCCGCGAGCTCTCCAAGTCCCTGCGGGTCTTCCTGGGGGACACCATCAACGTCATCTCGCCCCTCTCGGAGGAGATGGGGCCGATGGGCCCGGTGCCGCGCACCAAGGCCTTCCGGGTCGCCACCATCTTCTACACGGGGATGTACGAGTACGACTCGAAGTTCGCCTACATCGATCTGACCGAGGCTCAGCGCTTCTTCGACATGGAGGACGCGGTCACCGGCCTCGAGCTGAAGGTGGACGACATCGACGACACGCGGGCCATCACCCACCGGATCGTCACCGAGCTCGAGGGCTACCCCTACTACACGAAGGACTGGGGCGAGATGAACCGCAACCTCTTCTCGGCGCTGAAGCTGGAGAAGCTGGTGATGGCGGTCATCCTGGCCTTCATCGTCCTGGTGGCCTCCTTCGTGATCCTCGCGACCCTGATCATGATGGTGATGGAGAAGGGCAAGGAGATCGCCATCCTCAAGTCGATGGGCGTTCCGAGCGCCTCGGTGATGAAGGTCTTCGTCCTCGAGGGCCTGGTGGTGGGCGTCATCGGCACCATCCTGGGGCTGGCCCTGGGCCTCGGTACCTGCGCCATCATCGCCAGCGGCATCATCGGCCTGGATCCGGACGTCTACTACATCGACACCCTGCCGGTACGGATCGTCCCCAACCAGATCGTCCTGGTCTGCATCATCGCGGTGGTGCTCTCCTACCTGGCGACCATCTACCCGAGCGTCACCGCCAGCCGGGTGCACCCGGTGGAGGGCCTGCGCGATGAGTGA
- the lnt gene encoding apolipoprotein N-acyltransferase has product MPSTLSGLVSAVVSGLLFAAALPFVLTGEGEPADPGGWLELLAFVALVPLLVEVAWSNLRRALALGLVAGCVMFGASVYWIDLAVMRFGGFGLAKALPLLLGVVVYCALYWAAALGAVRTLRQRLRWPLYLALPLAWTASELARNHLLTGNPWCSLGHTLSRTPSLVQIASLGGVYLVAALLALVNGAVAEALIAWRRRPGALSRGRVLLGLGLALGGITGAAIYSAAWRAHLEEAAQGAPRLKVALVQGNIDQRIRNREEERRAFVLKAYLPLTESLAREGAQLVIWPEAAWPGPFEEVDFQARPELRRLLRAGSAHYLLSGTTRHATERGPRRRNVAWLVGPDLSLLGTHEKSRLLPFGEYVPLEGLLPLRQVVPGLGSFVPGAPIQPLRLPLEGGGEAGLGQLICYEAIFPEVSRGLVRDGADLLVNTSNDAWYGASSAPHQFLRIVTLRAVENGRFLVRAANTGVSAVVDPAGVILQQTRLGLAADEGDRIEAAGKLPPDHLVAEVPLLSIRTPYLVTGDLFAWLCVLGTLVGLGRAAAQARRGRTGRGVL; this is encoded by the coding sequence TTGCCCTCGACCCTCTCCGGTCTGGTCTCGGCGGTCGTCAGCGGCCTGCTCTTCGCCGCGGCGCTGCCCTTCGTCCTCACGGGGGAGGGCGAGCCCGCCGACCCCGGGGGGTGGCTGGAGCTCCTGGCCTTCGTGGCCCTGGTGCCCCTCCTGGTCGAGGTCGCCTGGAGCAACCTGCGGCGGGCGCTCGCGCTGGGGCTCGTCGCCGGCTGCGTGATGTTCGGGGCGTCGGTCTACTGGATCGACCTGGCCGTCATGCGCTTCGGGGGCTTCGGGCTGGCGAAGGCCCTGCCGCTGCTCCTGGGGGTGGTCGTCTACTGCGCCCTCTACTGGGCCGCCGCCCTGGGGGCCGTCCGGACCCTGCGCCAGCGCCTGCGCTGGCCGCTCTACCTGGCGCTGCCCCTGGCCTGGACCGCCAGCGAGCTGGCGCGCAATCACCTCCTCACCGGCAACCCCTGGTGCAGCCTGGGCCACACCCTCTCCCGCACCCCCTCGCTGGTGCAGATCGCCTCCCTGGGCGGGGTCTACCTCGTGGCCGCGCTCCTGGCCCTGGTGAACGGCGCGGTGGCCGAGGCCCTGATCGCCTGGCGCCGCCGCCCGGGGGCGCTCTCCCGCGGGAGGGTGCTCCTGGGCCTGGGCCTCGCCCTCGGCGGGATCACCGGCGCCGCGATCTACTCGGCCGCCTGGCGGGCCCACCTGGAGGAGGCGGCGCAGGGCGCCCCTCGCCTGAAGGTCGCCCTGGTGCAGGGGAACATCGATCAGCGCATCCGCAACCGGGAGGAGGAGCGCCGCGCCTTCGTCCTGAAGGCCTACCTGCCCCTCACCGAGTCCCTCGCCCGCGAGGGGGCGCAGCTGGTGATCTGGCCCGAGGCCGCCTGGCCCGGGCCCTTCGAGGAGGTCGACTTCCAGGCCCGGCCCGAGCTGCGGCGCCTGCTCCGGGCGGGCTCCGCCCACTACCTGCTCTCCGGCACGACCCGGCACGCGACGGAGCGGGGCCCCCGGCGGCGGAACGTGGCCTGGCTGGTGGGGCCCGACCTCTCGCTCCTGGGGACCCACGAGAAGTCGCGCCTCCTGCCCTTCGGCGAGTACGTCCCCCTCGAGGGGCTGCTGCCCCTGCGGCAGGTCGTGCCGGGCCTGGGCAGCTTCGTCCCCGGCGCGCCCATCCAGCCCCTGCGGCTGCCGCTGGAGGGTGGGGGAGAGGCCGGCCTCGGGCAGCTGATCTGCTACGAGGCGATCTTCCCCGAGGTCTCCCGGGGCCTGGTGCGCGACGGCGCCGACCTGCTGGTGAACACCAGCAACGACGCCTGGTACGGCGCCTCCTCCGCGCCCCACCAGTTCCTGCGCATCGTCACCCTGCGCGCCGTCGAGAACGGCCGCTTCCTCGTGCGGGCGGCCAACACCGGGGTGAGCGCGGTGGTCGATCCCGCGGGGGTGATCCTCCAGCAGACCCGCCTCGGCCTCGCCGCCGACGAGGGGGACCGGATCGAGGCCGCCGGGAAGCTGCCCCCCGACCACCTCGTGGCCGAGGTCCCCCTGCTCTCGATCCGCACCCCCTACCTCGTGACCGGGGACCTCTTCGCCTGGCTCTGCGTCCTGGGGACCCTCGTGGGGCTTGGGCGGGCGGCCGCGCAGGCGAGGAGGGGACGCACCGGCCGTGGCGTGTTATGA